In Oscillatoria acuminata PCC 6304, a single window of DNA contains:
- a CDS encoding class I SAM-dependent methyltransferase: protein MKKFIESYYRVRQTLKKSYSISLLQGDNFYCPLCKRGYKLFLSAGAVPRENARCPGCNSLERHRLLWLVLEYLWESNQISKGGFLLHVAPEFSLSKKLQRSYKYLSVDLNKNFAMQSMDITSINLPDETFDAIIANHVMEHIVNDVKALQELYRVLKPGGWASIQVPLRGKTTQEDLSITDPKQREKLYGQSDHVRQYGYDFKVRLTNVGFKVLVFKKEEFDSKTIEKISVECENEVWICQKLK, encoded by the coding sequence ATGAAAAAATTTATAGAGAGTTATTATCGGGTTAGGCAAACATTAAAAAAAAGTTATTCTATATCCTTATTACAAGGTGATAATTTCTACTGCCCTCTCTGTAAAAGAGGTTATAAATTATTTTTATCGGCTGGCGCTGTTCCCCGCGAAAATGCCAGATGCCCAGGTTGTAATTCATTAGAAAGGCATCGTTTACTTTGGTTGGTACTTGAATACCTTTGGGAGTCCAATCAAATTTCTAAAGGGGGCTTTTTACTTCATGTTGCACCTGAGTTTTCACTTTCTAAGAAGTTACAGAGAAGTTATAAATATTTATCAGTTGATTTGAATAAAAATTTTGCTATGCAGTCAATGGATATTACATCTATTAATCTACCTGATGAAACTTTTGATGCAATAATTGCAAACCATGTAATGGAACACATTGTCAATGATGTCAAGGCCTTACAAGAACTTTACCGCGTTCTTAAACCAGGAGGTTGGGCAAGCATCCAAGTTCCTTTAAGGGGAAAGACAACTCAAGAGGACTTATCCATTACAGACCCTAAGCAAAGAGAGAAATTATATGGACAGAGTGACCATGTCCGTCAATATGGTTATGATTTTAAAGTCCGCTTGACCAATGTAGGATTTAAAGTTTTAGTTTTTAAAAAAGAAGAGTTTGATTCTAAAACTATTGAAAAAATATCAGTTGAATGTGAAAATGAAGTTTGGATTTGCCAGAAACTTAAATAA
- a CDS encoding glycosyltransferase — MSNHERSSSIKIIHSSPSWLPQTQTWMYNQIRYLPEECENHIVCERTKNLDQFWLPNIHSLSTEPLWRIGWDKALRKFRFRNHLEFLVSEAKKYEANILHSHFGSIGWQNIGAAKKAQLLHLVTFYGLDVNYLPKQKSYWYKRYKTLFKSVEKVLCEGPYMAQSIRNLGCPSDKIQVHPLGIEVEKIKYQPRLWNSKEPLRVLIAASFREKKGIPDALAALGQLQKDISLEITIIGEASREARSHLEKKKILTAIQQYNLQSKVRLLGYQPHSILLEEAYKHHIFLSPSLTANDGDTEGGAPVSIIEMAATGMLIVSTLHCDIPQIIESGVTGLLTKERDINGLIQHLQWLVQNPQKWAIMTQLARKKVEENFNAKVQGQKLADIYKGLIEK; from the coding sequence ATGTCGAATCACGAAAGATCTTCTTCGATAAAAATTATTCATAGCTCTCCTTCATGGCTACCTCAAACTCAAACTTGGATGTATAACCAAATACGCTACTTACCTGAAGAATGTGAAAACCATATTGTTTGCGAAAGAACCAAAAATTTAGATCAGTTCTGGTTACCGAATATTCACAGCTTAAGTACGGAACCATTGTGGCGAATTGGATGGGACAAAGCATTAAGAAAGTTTAGGTTTAGAAACCATTTAGAATTTTTAGTATCAGAAGCTAAAAAATATGAAGCTAATATTCTTCATTCTCATTTTGGTTCTATAGGTTGGCAAAATATTGGCGCAGCTAAAAAAGCGCAACTGTTGCATTTAGTAACTTTTTATGGTTTAGATGTAAACTATCTACCCAAACAAAAATCATATTGGTATAAACGGTATAAAACTTTGTTTAAATCAGTAGAAAAGGTTTTATGTGAAGGCCCCTACATGGCTCAATCAATTAGAAACTTAGGCTGTCCCTCTGACAAGATACAAGTTCATCCTTTAGGGATTGAAGTAGAAAAAATTAAATATCAACCTAGGCTGTGGAATTCTAAAGAACCTTTACGTGTACTCATTGCAGCATCGTTTCGAGAAAAAAAAGGAATTCCTGACGCTTTAGCAGCATTAGGGCAACTTCAAAAAGATATCTCTCTAGAAATTACCATAATTGGTGAAGCCAGCCGCGAGGCTAGAAGTCACCTAGAAAAGAAAAAAATCTTGACAGCTATTCAACAGTATAATCTTCAATCCAAAGTTCGCTTATTGGGTTATCAGCCCCATTCTATTTTATTGGAAGAAGCATACAAACATCATATTTTTTTAAGCCCAAGCTTGACAGCAAATGATGGAGATACAGAAGGAGGTGCGCCAGTCTCTATTATTGAAATGGCAGCTACTGGAATGCTAATTGTTAGTACCCTACACTGTGACATTCCCCAAATAATTGAATCTGGGGTTACAGGTCTCTTAACCAAAGAAAGAGATATCAATGGACTAATACAACACCTGCAATGGCTGGTACAAAATCCCCAAAAGTGGGCTATTATGACACAACTGGCTCGTAAAAAAGTCGAAGAAAATTTCAATGCTAAAGTCCAAGGGCAAAAATTAGCTGATATTTATAAAGGTTTGATAGAAAAATGA
- a CDS encoding MOP flippase family protein has product MIKKTKVTSSFKWSLLSQLTRQVMQFVTTAILARLLSPSDFGLLGMASIVIGFVGLFMDLGTSAAVIQKKNISDSFLYSVFWMNVGFGFLAMLTLFSLSPLVASFYKEPKLTAILQVLSITFLISGLGILQKSLLERNLEFNKLAKIEIIAVVIGSILGITLAILKFGVWSLISQSLTGVCVTTLMLWFSQRWSPRLIFHWREISLVSNYSLNLTGFTIFNYFIRNADYLLIGKYLGSEDLGHYTLAYRLMLYPLQNISAVIGRVMFPVLCKIQDDNLQFRRVYLRITSCIALMAFPIMAGMWVIAEPLIITIFGWEWQPVIPLLMILAPVGLLQGLGTTVGTIYQAKGRTDWMLRWGIFAGTLVMLAFVIGLQWGIIGVAASYTVASLILTYPGFAIPFRLIQLSIIDYLSVVWRPFLLSFVMLILLIGIKLLLPVDFNRGWELVVLMSSGLIIYPTINFLINPNQIKELFNLLH; this is encoded by the coding sequence GTGATAAAAAAAACCAAAGTTACATCTAGTTTCAAGTGGTCACTATTGTCTCAATTAACACGACAGGTGATGCAGTTTGTTACTACAGCAATTTTAGCCCGCCTTCTATCCCCTTCAGATTTTGGTCTATTAGGGATGGCCAGTATTGTGATTGGATTTGTAGGACTTTTTATGGACTTGGGTACATCCGCCGCAGTCATCCAAAAAAAAAATATTTCAGACTCATTTTTGTATAGTGTTTTTTGGATGAATGTTGGGTTTGGATTCTTAGCAATGCTTACTCTTTTTAGTTTATCTCCTCTAGTTGCTAGTTTTTACAAAGAACCTAAACTTACGGCAATCCTACAAGTGCTTTCTATTACTTTTTTAATTTCAGGTTTGGGGATTTTACAAAAATCTCTTTTAGAAAGAAATTTAGAATTTAATAAATTAGCTAAGATTGAAATTATTGCTGTAGTCATTGGTTCTATTTTAGGGATTACCCTAGCAATTCTAAAATTTGGGGTATGGAGCCTAATTTCTCAGTCTTTAACTGGGGTATGCGTTACCACACTAATGCTTTGGTTCTCTCAACGTTGGTCTCCTCGCTTAATTTTTCATTGGAGAGAAATTAGTTTAGTGAGTAATTATAGCTTGAACCTTACGGGGTTTACTATTTTTAATTACTTCATACGAAATGCAGATTACTTATTGATTGGTAAATATTTGGGTTCCGAAGACTTGGGACATTATACCCTTGCTTATCGCCTAATGCTTTATCCATTGCAAAACATTTCGGCCGTAATTGGGAGGGTAATGTTTCCAGTTTTATGTAAAATACAAGATGATAACCTACAATTTAGAAGGGTTTATCTACGAATAACATCCTGTATTGCGTTGATGGCTTTTCCAATTATGGCAGGCATGTGGGTAATAGCTGAGCCATTGATTATAACTATTTTTGGCTGGGAATGGCAACCTGTAATTCCACTCTTAATGATTTTGGCTCCTGTTGGTCTGCTTCAAGGTTTAGGAACAACTGTTGGAACAATTTATCAAGCTAAAGGTCGTACGGATTGGATGCTGCGATGGGGAATTTTTGCCGGGACTCTGGTAATGCTTGCTTTTGTGATCGGTTTGCAATGGGGTATTATTGGTGTTGCTGCAAGTTATACAGTAGCTTCTTTAATTTTAACTTATCCAGGTTTTGCTATCCCTTTTCGGCTGATTCAACTATCAATTATCGATTATTTATCTGTAGTTTGGCGACCATTCCTTCTTAGTTTTGTTATGTTGATTTTACTGATCGGCATCAAATTGCTTCTACCAGTTGATTTTAACAGGGGATGGGAATTAGTTGTTTTGATGAGTTCGGGATTGATTATTTATCCGACCATAAACTTCCTTATTAACCCAAATCAAATCAAAGAATTATTTAATTTACTACATTAA